In a single window of the Serratia quinivorans genome:
- the rsmI gene encoding Ribosomal RNA small subunit methyltransferase I, translated as MNQHQQSVISASTLYVVPTPIGNLGDITHRALEVLKSVDLIAAEDTRHTGLLLQHFAISARLFALHDHNEQQKADQLLAKLQEGQSIALVSDAGTPLINDPGYHLVRRCREAGIRVVPLPGACAATTALCAAGLASDRFCYEGFLPAKTKGRKDTLMALAEEPRTLIFYESTHRLLESLQDMVTVWGPQRYVVLARELTKTWESITGAPVGELLAWVQEDEVRRRGEMVLIVEGHKAQEDALPLEALRTLALLQKELPLKKAAALAAEIHGVKKNALYKYALEQQEQ; from the coding sequence ATGAATCAACACCAACAATCAGTCATTTCTGCATCAACGCTGTATGTGGTGCCCACCCCAATCGGCAATTTAGGGGATATTACCCACCGTGCGTTAGAGGTACTGAAAAGCGTTGATCTGATTGCGGCGGAAGACACGCGCCATACCGGGTTGCTGCTGCAACACTTTGCGATTAGCGCGCGGTTGTTTGCGCTGCATGACCATAACGAACAACAAAAGGCCGATCAACTGTTGGCGAAACTGCAGGAAGGCCAGAGCATTGCGCTGGTTTCCGATGCGGGTACGCCGTTGATCAACGATCCTGGTTATCACCTGGTGCGCCGTTGCCGTGAAGCAGGCATCCGTGTGGTGCCGCTGCCAGGTGCCTGTGCGGCAACTACCGCACTCTGCGCCGCCGGTTTGGCTTCAGACCGCTTCTGTTACGAAGGGTTCCTGCCGGCGAAAACCAAGGGGCGTAAGGATACGCTGATGGCGCTGGCAGAGGAACCGCGCACGTTGATTTTCTACGAATCCACCCACCGTTTACTGGAAAGTTTGCAGGACATGGTCACCGTCTGGGGGCCGCAACGTTATGTGGTGCTGGCGCGCGAGCTGACCAAAACCTGGGAGTCCATCACCGGCGCACCGGTTGGTGAACTGCTGGCCTGGGTGCAGGAAGATGAAGTCCGACGTCGCGGCGAAATGGTACTGATCGTTGAAGGCCACAAGGCACAGGAGGACGCATTGCCGCTGGAGGCGCTGCGTACCCTGGCACTGCTGCAAAAAGAACTGCCGTTGAAAAAGGCGGCGGCGCTGGCGGCGGAGATCCACGGCGTGAAGAAAAATGCGTTGTATAAATATGCTTTAGAGCAACAAGAACAGTAA
- the yhaK gene encoding Pirin-like protein YhaK — MITCRTAQQCGQADFGWLQARYTFSFGHYFDPKLMGYASLRVLNQEVLAPGASFQPRTYPSVDILNLILQGKAEYRDSEGNTVNARAGEALLLATQPGLSYSEQNISSDTPLTRLQLWLDACPERNNERVQRLMLPETGLTLLASPDGAQGSLQLRQQVWIHHLDLQPGEQQTLALNGPRAYLQSIHGTIEAHGERNDSQHLTCGDGAFIHEENRLTIRAETPLRALLIDLPV, encoded by the coding sequence ATGATTACATGCAGAACAGCACAACAATGCGGGCAAGCTGACTTTGGTTGGCTGCAGGCTCGCTACACCTTTTCTTTTGGACATTACTTCGATCCCAAGCTGATGGGCTACGCCTCGCTGCGGGTACTCAATCAGGAAGTGCTGGCGCCGGGTGCATCATTCCAGCCGCGCACTTATCCGAGCGTGGATATCCTGAACCTGATCCTGCAGGGCAAGGCGGAATACCGCGACAGCGAAGGCAACACGGTCAACGCCAGGGCCGGTGAGGCTTTGCTGCTGGCCACCCAGCCGGGGCTGAGTTACAGCGAGCAGAACATCAGCAGTGATACGCCGCTGACCCGCTTGCAACTGTGGCTGGATGCCTGCCCAGAGCGCAACAATGAACGCGTACAGCGCCTGATGTTGCCAGAGACCGGCCTGACGCTGCTGGCCTCGCCAGACGGTGCTCAGGGCAGCCTGCAACTGCGCCAACAGGTGTGGATCCACCATCTGGATTTACAGCCGGGCGAACAGCAGACGCTGGCGCTGAACGGACCGCGGGCGTACCTGCAATCGATCCACGGCACCATTGAAGCCCATGGCGAGCGCAACGACAGCCAACACCTGACCTGCGGCGATGGGGCGTTTATCCACGAGGAAAACCGCCTGACTATCCGCGCCGAGACACCGCTGCGCGCGCTGCTGATCGATTTGCCGGTGTAA
- the allS_1 gene encoding HTH-type transcriptional activator AllS, with the protein MARDRALTLEALRVMDAIDRRGSFAAAADELGRVPSALSYTMQKLEEELDVVLFDRSGHRTKFTNVGRMLLERGRVLLEAADKLTTDAEALARGWETHLTIVSEALSPPSKLFPLVDKLALKANTQVSILTEVLAGAWERLEQGRADIVIAPDMHFRASSEINTRKLYKVMSVYVAAPGHPIHLEPEPLSEVTRVKYRGIAVADTARERPVLTVQLLDKQQRLTVSTIEDKRLALLAGLGVATMPYPMVEKDIEEGRLRVVGPEYSREVDIIMAWRRDSMGEAKAWFLREIPRLFAQLERQ; encoded by the coding sequence ATGGCCAGAGATCGGGCGTTAACGCTTGAAGCGTTAAGGGTTATGGATGCGATTGACCGACGTGGCAGCTTCGCTGCGGCAGCCGATGAGCTGGGGCGCGTGCCTTCGGCGCTCAGCTACACCATGCAAAAATTGGAAGAAGAATTGGACGTGGTGCTGTTCGACCGCTCCGGCCACCGTACCAAGTTCACCAACGTTGGACGTATGCTGCTGGAGCGCGGACGGGTACTTCTGGAGGCGGCAGACAAGCTGACCACCGATGCCGAAGCGCTGGCACGCGGTTGGGAAACTCACCTGACGATTGTCAGCGAGGCGCTATCACCCCCGAGCAAACTGTTTCCGCTGGTCGATAAACTCGCGCTGAAGGCCAATACCCAGGTGTCGATCTTGACCGAAGTGCTGGCCGGTGCCTGGGAAAGGCTGGAGCAGGGGCGCGCCGATATCGTTATCGCTCCGGATATGCATTTCCGCGCGTCGTCCGAAATCAATACGCGTAAGCTGTATAAGGTGATGAGCGTGTATGTGGCCGCACCGGGTCATCCAATCCACCTTGAGCCGGAGCCGCTGTCTGAAGTGACGCGCGTGAAGTACCGCGGTATTGCGGTCGCGGATACCGCACGGGAACGCCCGGTACTGACGGTGCAGTTACTGGATAAGCAGCAACGGCTAACGGTCAGCACCATTGAAGATAAGCGCCTGGCTTTGCTGGCAGGGCTGGGTGTGGCGACCATGCCTTACCCGATGGTCGAGAAAGACATTGAAGAAGGGCGCTTACGCGTTGTCGGACCGGAATACAGCCGCGAAGTTGACATCATTATGGCCTGGCGACGTGACAGTATGGGGGAGGCAAAGGCCTGGTTCCTGCGCGAAATTCCGCGTCTGTTTGCACAGTTGGAACGTCAGTAA
- the yqjF gene encoding Inner membrane protein yqjF produces the protein MKKLEDAGLLVARILMPILFIVAGYGKMGDAYAGTQQYMQSMGVPGFLLPLTILLEFGGGLAILFGFLTRTVALFTAGFTILTALLFHTNFADGVNQIMFMKNLTIAGGFIVLAVAGPGGFSIDRLLNKKW, from the coding sequence ATGAAAAAATTAGAAGATGCAGGTTTGCTGGTTGCTCGTATTCTGATGCCAATCCTGTTTATCGTGGCAGGCTACGGCAAAATGGGTGATGCCTATGCCGGCACCCAACAATACATGCAATCGATGGGCGTACCTGGCTTCCTGCTGCCACTGACCATCCTGCTGGAATTTGGCGGCGGTCTGGCGATCCTGTTCGGTTTCCTGACTCGCACCGTGGCACTGTTCACCGCCGGTTTTACCATCCTGACCGCATTACTGTTCCATACTAACTTTGCAGATGGCGTAAACCAGATCATGTTTATGAAAAATCTGACCATCGCCGGCGGCTTCATCGTACTGGCCGTTGCAGGCCCAGGCGGTTTCAGTATTGACCGTCTTCTGAACAAAAAGTGGTAA
- the yqjE gene encoding Inner membrane protein yqjE, with protein MAEQPQVRAQGPAKGVLDVAQRIITILVGMVETRVRLAVVELEEEKANLIQLLIMAGMTLLFTAFGLMSLLILIFWAVDPVYRLIALGTTTGVLLFLAVAGAIWTLVKARRSTLLGATRNQLEIDRSELEGEK; from the coding sequence ATGGCAGAACAACCGCAAGTTCGTGCACAGGGCCCCGCTAAAGGGGTCCTGGATGTCGCCCAGCGCATCATCACCATTCTGGTCGGTATGGTGGAGACCCGGGTTCGACTGGCCGTGGTCGAGCTGGAGGAGGAGAAAGCTAACCTCATTCAGTTGCTGATTATGGCCGGTATGACCCTGTTATTCACCGCATTCGGCCTGATGAGCCTGCTGATCCTGATTTTCTGGGCCGTAGATCCCGTCTACCGTTTGATCGCGTTAGGCACGACGACCGGTGTGCTGTTGTTCCTGGCCGTGGCTGGCGCTATCTGGACACTGGTCAAAGCGCGCCGCTCCACGCTGCTGGGTGCGACACGCAATCAGTTGGAAATCGACCGTTCCGAGCTGGAAGGTGAAAAATGA
- the elaB_1 gene encoding Bacterial protein of uncharacterised function (DUF883), with protein MAHDSNAENLRAELKSLADTLEEVLNSSTDKPKAELEKLRSKAEGALKDTRARLSDAGDKIASQTKQIAGQADEYVRDNPWTGIGIGAAVGVVLGVLLARR; from the coding sequence ATGGCACATGATTCAAATGCAGAAAACTTACGCGCTGAACTTAAATCCTTAGCCGATACGCTGGAAGAAGTATTGAACTCTTCCACCGATAAGCCAAAAGCCGAGCTGGAAAAGCTGCGTTCCAAAGCTGAAGGTGCGCTGAAGGATACCCGTGCTCGCCTGAGCGATGCCGGGGACAAGATTGCCTCCCAGACCAAACAAATCGCCGGCCAGGCGGACGAGTATGTTCGTGATAATCCGTGGACCGGTATCGGTATCGGCGCTGCGGTAGGCGTAGTGCTGGGCGTTCTGTTAGCGCGCCGCTAA
- the yqjC gene encoding Protein of uncharacterised function (DUF1090): protein MKLRHSVLLALPLFLVPALSFAAENGCVTKAQEIQKQIDYATQHGNTQRVAGLKTALSEVQTHCTPASLQADRQKKIDEKQGKVTERQQELKEAQQTGNLEKVAKKQKKLAEAQAELKQAQAE, encoded by the coding sequence ATGAAATTACGCCATTCGGTGTTACTTGCCCTCCCATTATTCCTCGTGCCGGCACTGTCATTCGCAGCAGAGAATGGCTGTGTGACCAAGGCACAAGAAATTCAGAAACAGATCGATTATGCCACCCAGCACGGCAATACTCAGCGTGTCGCCGGGCTGAAAACGGCATTGAGCGAAGTGCAGACCCATTGCACACCAGCCAGCCTGCAGGCCGATCGTCAGAAAAAAATTGATGAAAAACAAGGCAAGGTCACCGAGCGTCAGCAGGAACTGAAAGAAGCCCAGCAGACCGGCAACCTGGAGAAAGTGGCCAAGAAACAGAAAAAGCTGGCTGAAGCTCAAGCCGAGCTGAAACAAGCTCAAGCGGAATAA
- the mzrA gene encoding Modulator protein MzrA, translated as MIKRPRWQYVLLIALALLALATLLVPCMVRTESELRIRAGQQGLSLPDGFYVYQRLDQRGIRIKSITPEGDGLVIRLDSPEQQLLAREALQNILPPGYIIALSESPVPTHWVREFARAPLNLG; from the coding sequence ATGATCAAGCGCCCGCGCTGGCAGTACGTGTTGCTGATTGCGCTAGCTTTACTGGCACTCGCCACGCTGTTGGTGCCCTGCATGGTGCGTACCGAAAGCGAACTGCGCATCCGTGCGGGCCAGCAAGGCCTTTCGCTACCTGACGGTTTCTATGTCTACCAAAGGCTGGATCAGCGAGGCATTCGCATCAAAAGCATCACCCCGGAAGGCGATGGCCTGGTGATCCGCCTGGACTCGCCGGAACAACAGTTGCTGGCGCGCGAAGCATTGCAAAACATTTTGCCACCGGGCTACATCATCGCCCTCAGCGAATCCCCTGTTCCTACCCATTGGGTGCGTGAATTTGCACGCGCCCCACTCAATCTGGGATAA
- the yqjA gene encoding Inner membrane protein YqjA produces MDIIKELLHALWQQDFETLANPSLVWTLYGLLFLILFLENGLLPAAFLPGDSLLILVGVLIAKGTMNFPLTIFILTVAASLGCWVSYIQGKWLGNTRTVQGWLSHLPAHYHQRAHQLFHRHGLSALLVGRFLAFVRTLLPTIAGLSGLSNARFQFFNWMSGLLWVVILTSLGFALGKTPVFRKYEDQLMFCLMLLPLVLLVAGLVGSLIVLWRKKRADQGKGA; encoded by the coding sequence ATGGACATCATTAAAGAACTGTTACATGCCTTATGGCAGCAGGATTTTGAGACGCTGGCGAATCCCTCGCTAGTCTGGACGCTCTACGGCCTGCTGTTTTTGATTCTGTTCCTGGAAAATGGCCTGTTGCCGGCGGCGTTTCTGCCGGGTGACAGCCTGTTGATCCTGGTTGGCGTGCTGATCGCCAAAGGCACCATGAATTTCCCGCTCACCATTTTTATCCTCACCGTCGCCGCCAGTCTGGGGTGTTGGGTCAGTTACATACAGGGCAAGTGGCTCGGTAATACCCGAACCGTGCAGGGCTGGCTATCCCATCTGCCGGCTCACTATCACCAGCGTGCCCATCAGCTGTTCCACCGCCACGGGCTTTCCGCTCTGCTGGTCGGCCGTTTCCTGGCGTTTGTCCGCACTCTGCTGCCGACCATTGCCGGCCTCTCCGGCCTGAGCAACGCACGTTTCCAGTTCTTTAACTGGATGAGCGGTCTGCTGTGGGTGGTGATCCTGACCTCGCTGGGCTTTGCCTTGGGCAAAACTCCGGTGTTCCGCAAATATGAAGACCAACTGATGTTCTGCCTGATGCTACTGCCGCTGGTGTTGCTGGTAGCGGGGCTGGTGGGCTCGTTAATCGTGCTGTGGCGCAAGAAACGCGCCGATCAGGGGAAAGGGGCGTGA
- the lutR_5 gene encoding L-lactate utilization operon repressor: MEFTETRRLYQQLAAELKQRIESGRYPVGDKLPAERYIAEEMNVSRTVVREAIIMLEVEGYVDVRKGSGIHVMSNQQKNLVIPGDSIEFATAGPFELLQARQLIESNIAEFAATQVTKQDIVLLMEIQEQARKEDRFRDSQWDLKFHVQVALATQNTAMATIVEKMWVQRVNNPYWIKLHEHIDDRSIASWCDDHDQILKALIRKDPYAAKLAMWQHLENTKQMLFNATSDDFEYNADRYLFADNPVVHLDGVAAENK; encoded by the coding sequence ATGGAATTCACTGAAACCAGACGCCTGTATCAGCAGCTGGCCGCCGAGCTAAAGCAGCGTATTGAAAGCGGCCGGTATCCGGTGGGCGATAAACTGCCGGCCGAACGCTACATTGCCGAAGAGATGAACGTCAGCCGCACCGTCGTGCGGGAGGCGATCATCATGCTGGAAGTGGAAGGCTACGTTGACGTGCGCAAAGGCTCCGGGATCCATGTGATGTCCAACCAGCAGAAAAACCTGGTGATTCCGGGCGACAGCATCGAGTTTGCCACCGCCGGGCCATTTGAACTGCTGCAGGCGCGCCAACTGATTGAAAGCAACATTGCCGAATTCGCCGCCACTCAGGTCACCAAACAGGACATCGTTCTGTTGATGGAGATCCAGGAACAGGCACGCAAGGAAGATCGCTTCCGCGACTCGCAGTGGGATCTGAAATTCCACGTGCAGGTCGCGCTGGCCACTCAGAACACGGCGATGGCCACCATCGTGGAAAAAATGTGGGTACAGCGCGTGAATAACCCTTATTGGATCAAGCTGCATGAGCATATTGACGACCGCTCGATCGCCAGTTGGTGTGACGATCACGATCAGATCCTCAAGGCATTGATACGTAAAGATCCTTATGCCGCCAAACTGGCCATGTGGCAGCATCTGGAAAATACCAAGCAGATGCTGTTCAACGCCACCAGCGACGATTTTGAATATAATGCCGACCGCTATCTGTTCGCCGATAACCCGGTGGTTCATCTGGACGGCGTGGCCGCAGAAAATAAATAG
- the exuT_1 gene encoding Hexuronate transporter codes for MRKIKGLRWYMIGLVTIGTVLGYLTRNAMAVAAPTLEGTLHITTQQYSYIVAAYSACYTLMQPVAGYVLDVLGTKVGYAMFAILWALFCMGTALANSWGGLALARGAVGMAEAAMIPAGLKASSEWFPAKERSIAVGYFNVGSSIGGMLAPPLVVWAIVAHSWEMAFIITGVLSLIWAICWLIFYKHPKDQKKLSSEEREYILEGQEAQHQTDNAKKMSAWQIVRNRQFWGIALPRFLAEPAWGTFNAWIPLFMFKAYGFNLKEIAMFAWMPMLFADLGCIVGGYLPPFFQKHFKVNLIVSRKLVVTMGAVLMIGPGMIGLFTSPYAAIALLCVGGFAHQALSGALITLSSDVFGRNEVATANGLTGMAAWTASTMFALVVGALADTLGFSPLFAALSVFDILGAIAIWTILQNRPASQPQEDPLQPASARS; via the coding sequence ATGCGTAAAATTAAAGGGTTACGCTGGTACATGATCGGGCTGGTGACCATCGGCACCGTGCTGGGCTACCTGACCCGCAATGCCATGGCCGTGGCGGCACCGACGCTGGAAGGCACCTTACATATCACCACGCAGCAGTACTCGTACATTGTCGCGGCCTATTCTGCCTGCTACACCCTGATGCAGCCGGTGGCGGGATACGTGCTGGACGTACTGGGTACCAAGGTGGGTTACGCCATGTTCGCCATTCTGTGGGCGCTGTTTTGTATGGGCACCGCACTCGCCAACAGTTGGGGCGGTCTGGCACTGGCGCGCGGCGCCGTTGGCATGGCAGAGGCGGCGATGATCCCCGCCGGGCTGAAGGCCAGCAGCGAGTGGTTCCCGGCCAAAGAACGTTCGATAGCCGTTGGCTACTTCAACGTCGGCTCGTCAATCGGCGGCATGCTCGCCCCACCGCTGGTGGTCTGGGCCATAGTGGCACACAGTTGGGAAATGGCGTTTATCATCACCGGCGTGCTAAGCCTGATCTGGGCCATCTGCTGGCTGATCTTCTATAAGCACCCGAAAGACCAGAAGAAACTCAGCAGTGAGGAACGCGAGTACATTCTGGAGGGCCAGGAAGCGCAGCACCAAACCGATAACGCCAAGAAAATGTCCGCCTGGCAGATTGTGCGCAACCGCCAGTTCTGGGGCATAGCGCTGCCGCGTTTTCTGGCAGAGCCTGCCTGGGGCACCTTCAACGCGTGGATCCCGTTATTCATGTTCAAAGCCTATGGTTTTAACCTGAAAGAGATCGCCATGTTCGCCTGGATGCCGATGCTGTTCGCCGATCTCGGCTGCATCGTTGGTGGCTACCTGCCGCCGTTTTTCCAAAAGCACTTTAAGGTGAACCTGATCGTTTCACGCAAACTGGTAGTCACTATGGGAGCCGTACTAATGATTGGCCCTGGCATGATCGGTTTGTTTACCAGCCCTTATGCGGCTATCGCGCTGCTGTGCGTCGGTGGTTTTGCCCATCAGGCGCTGTCTGGCGCGCTGATTACCCTGTCATCTGACGTGTTTGGTCGCAACGAAGTGGCCACCGCCAACGGCCTGACCGGCATGGCAGCCTGGACCGCCAGCACAATGTTTGCCCTGGTGGTCGGCGCATTGGCCGATACTCTGGGTTTTAGCCCACTGTTCGCCGCGCTGTCGGTATTCGATATTCTCGGTGCCATCGCCATCTGGACCATCCTGCAAAATCGGCCGGCCTCACAGCCGCAGGAAGATCCGCTGCAACCGGCCTCGGCTCGCAGTTAA
- the uxaC gene encoding Uronate isomerase, with the protein MATFLSEDFLLGNEFARRLYHDYAADQPIFDYHCHLPPEQIAENTRFKNLYEIWLKGDHYKWRAMRTNGVAERLCTGDAGDREKFDAWAATVPHTIGNPLYHWTHLELRRPFGITGTLLSPTTADDIWQRGNALLAQDDFRARGIMQQMNVKMVGTTDDPIDDLRHHKAIAADSSFDIKVLPSWRPDKAFNIDAPGFNDYLQKLEAAADINIGRFSALCDALKKRMDHFAAHGCKVADHALDVVVYGEADESTLDAILTARLSGKLPTPEQSAQFKSAVLLFLAAEYQRREWVQQYHIGALRNNNSRMLASVGPDIGFDSINDQPLAEALSRLLDAQARQGGLPKTILYCLNPRDNEVIGTMVGNFQGEGTPGKMQFGSGWWFNDQKDGMQRQMTQLAQLGLLSRFVGMLTDSRSFLSYTRHEYFRRILCQMIGGWVENGEAPADITLLGEMVKNICFDNAKNYFAIELA; encoded by the coding sequence ATGGCGACGTTTTTAAGCGAAGATTTTCTGTTGGGCAACGAATTTGCCCGACGTTTGTATCATGACTATGCGGCAGACCAGCCGATCTTTGACTATCACTGTCATTTACCGCCGGAGCAGATCGCCGAGAACACCCGCTTCAAAAATTTATATGAGATCTGGCTAAAGGGCGATCACTATAAATGGCGGGCGATGCGCACCAACGGTGTGGCTGAGCGGCTGTGTACCGGGGATGCCGGTGACCGTGAAAAGTTTGATGCCTGGGCCGCTACCGTGCCGCATACCATAGGTAATCCGCTCTACCACTGGACTCATCTGGAGCTGCGCCGTCCGTTCGGGATTACCGGCACGCTGCTTTCCCCAACGACTGCGGACGATATCTGGCAGCGGGGCAACGCCTTGCTGGCGCAGGATGATTTCAGGGCGCGTGGCATCATGCAGCAAATGAATGTGAAGATGGTTGGTACTACCGACGATCCGATCGACGATTTGCGCCACCATAAAGCGATTGCGGCCGACAGTAGCTTCGATATCAAGGTGTTGCCAAGCTGGCGACCGGACAAGGCGTTCAATATCGACGCGCCGGGTTTCAATGATTACCTGCAAAAACTGGAAGCGGCAGCGGATATCAATATTGGCCGGTTTAGCGCGCTGTGTGACGCGTTGAAAAAACGCATGGATCATTTTGCCGCCCATGGCTGCAAGGTGGCTGACCATGCGCTGGACGTGGTGGTGTATGGCGAAGCGGACGAAAGCACATTGGACGCGATTTTAACCGCGCGCCTGAGTGGCAAGCTGCCGACGCCGGAGCAGAGCGCCCAGTTCAAAAGTGCGGTACTGCTGTTCCTGGCCGCCGAATATCAACGTCGTGAATGGGTACAGCAGTATCACATCGGCGCGCTGCGCAATAATAACAGCCGTATGCTCGCCAGTGTGGGGCCGGACATCGGCTTCGACTCGATTAACGACCAGCCGCTGGCGGAGGCGCTTTCTCGCCTGCTGGATGCCCAGGCACGCCAGGGCGGCCTGCCGAAAACTATTCTGTACTGCCTGAACCCGCGCGACAACGAAGTGATCGGCACCATGGTTGGCAACTTCCAGGGTGAGGGCACGCCGGGCAAGATGCAGTTCGGCTCCGGCTGGTGGTTCAACGATCAAAAAGACGGTATGCAGCGGCAAATGACGCAGTTGGCGCAACTGGGCCTGCTGAGCCGCTTTGTCGGCATGCTGACCGACAGCCGCAGTTTCTTGTCTTATACCCGTCATGAATATTTCCGCCGCATCCTTTGCCAGATGATTGGCGGCTGGGTGGAGAACGGGGAAGCGCCGGCGGATATTACGTTACTGGGTGAGATGGTGAAAAACATCTGCTTCGACAATGCCAAAAACTATTTCGCCATTGAACTGGCCTAG
- the garD_1 gene encoding D-galactarate dehydratase — protein MQSMVKIHSLDNVAVALSDLAAGETLALDALTIRLAQPVTRGHKFALQPIAAGEAIIKYGLPIGHALEAIAPGEHIHSQNAKTNLSDLDSYQYQPAFPTLPPQAADREVQLYRRISGGGGDPQ, from the coding sequence ATGCAAAGCATGGTAAAAATTCATTCGCTGGATAATGTCGCGGTAGCGCTGAGCGATCTGGCCGCCGGCGAAACCTTGGCGTTGGACGCACTGACGATTCGGCTGGCGCAACCGGTGACGCGTGGGCACAAGTTTGCGCTGCAGCCGATCGCTGCCGGTGAGGCCATCATCAAATACGGCTTGCCGATTGGTCATGCGTTGGAAGCCATAGCGCCGGGTGAACATATTCACTCGCAAAATGCCAAAACCAACCTGAGCGATCTCGACAGCTATCAGTATCAACCCGCTTTCCCGACGCTGCCACCACAGGCTGCGGATCGTGAGGTGCAGCTTTACCGCCGTATCAGTGGGGGAGGTGGGGATCCGCAATGA
- the garD_2 gene encoding D-galactarate dehydratase: protein MRCSFTAVSVGEVGIRNELWIVPTVGCVNGIARQIQQRFLKETQDAQGIDGVHLFSHPFGCSQLGQDHENTRTMLQNMVRHPNAGAVLVIGLGCENNQVDVFRSTLGRVDEQRVRFMVCQQQDDEVEAGLEQLHALYQVMRDDRRQPGKLSELKFGLECGGSDGLSGITANPLLGRFSDYLIANGGTTVLTEVPEMFGAERILMSRCRDRATFEKTVSMVNDFKQYFIAHNQPIYENPSPGNKAGGITTLEEKSLGCTQKAGQSQVVDVLKYGERLRQPGLNLLSAPGNDAVATSALAGAGCHMVLFSTGRGTPYGGFVPTVKLATNSELAAKKPHWIDFDAGRLIHGTSMESLLEQFVDLIVAIANGQAARNEVNDFRELAIFKSGVTL from the coding sequence GTGAGGTGCAGCTTTACCGCCGTATCAGTGGGGGAGGTGGGGATCCGCAATGAACTGTGGATCGTGCCGACCGTTGGCTGCGTCAACGGCATTGCCCGGCAGATCCAGCAGCGTTTTCTGAAGGAAACTCAGGATGCGCAGGGGATTGACGGTGTGCATCTGTTCAGTCATCCGTTTGGTTGTTCGCAACTGGGTCAGGATCACGAGAACACCCGCACCATGCTGCAAAATATGGTTCGCCATCCGAATGCCGGGGCGGTGCTGGTGATTGGACTCGGGTGCGAGAACAATCAGGTGGATGTGTTCCGCAGTACGCTGGGCAGGGTTGATGAGCAACGGGTGCGCTTTATGGTGTGCCAGCAGCAGGACGATGAGGTTGAAGCCGGGCTGGAGCAGTTGCATGCGCTGTATCAGGTGATGCGTGACGATCGCCGTCAGCCGGGTAAGCTGAGCGAGTTGAAGTTCGGACTGGAGTGTGGTGGATCGGACGGTCTGTCCGGGATTACCGCCAATCCATTGCTGGGGCGTTTTTCTGATTACCTGATCGCCAACGGCGGCACCACGGTGTTGACCGAGGTACCGGAGATGTTTGGTGCCGAACGGATCCTGATGAGCCGTTGTCGCGATCGGGCGACCTTCGAGAAGACCGTCAGCATGGTCAACGACTTCAAACAGTACTTCATCGCCCATAATCAGCCGATTTATGAAAACCCTTCACCGGGCAACAAGGCCGGCGGGATTACCACCCTGGAGGAGAAATCCCTCGGCTGCACGCAGAAAGCCGGGCAGAGTCAGGTGGTGGACGTGCTCAAGTATGGCGAACGCCTGCGCCAGCCCGGCTTAAACCTGCTCAGCGCGCCTGGCAATGATGCGGTAGCGACCAGCGCGCTGGCCGGTGCCGGCTGTCATATGGTGTTGTTCAGCACCGGACGCGGCACGCCTTATGGCGGCTTCGTGCCGACGGTGAAACTGGCCACCAACAGCGAACTGGCGGCGAAGAAACCCCACTGGATTGATTTTGACGCCGGTCGGCTGATCCACGGCACCTCGATGGAGAGTCTGCTGGAGCAGTTTGTCGACCTGATCGTGGCGATCGCCAATGGTCAGGCGGCGCGTAATGAAGTGAATGATTTCCGTGAGTTGGCGATTTTTAAAAGCGGGGTAACCTTGTAG